The following proteins are encoded in a genomic region of Protaetiibacter sp. SSC-01:
- a CDS encoding SDR family oxidoreductase: MKIVIAGGTGLIGSKVAARLLQGGIQPVIASRATGVNTFTGEGLERALEGADVVIDVTNSSYTDYAGAQEFFATSTLNLLSYGAAAGVSHHVALSVVGTDRLAASEGGYFTAKLEQERLIRASGHPFSIVHATQFFEFLLSIAEAATRDGVVRVAHAQVQPMAADDVAEAVLRVATADPTRAITEFAGPERFRLDSVVRTRLWVQNDARQVIADPLATYFGTDLAEDELLPGPEAVLMPTRFDDWIRHAA, translated from the coding sequence ATGAAGATCGTCATCGCAGGAGGTACAGGCCTCATCGGCTCGAAGGTCGCCGCGCGGCTGCTGCAGGGGGGAATCCAGCCTGTCATCGCGTCGCGGGCCACGGGCGTCAACACGTTCACCGGGGAGGGGCTCGAGCGCGCGCTGGAGGGCGCCGACGTCGTGATCGACGTCACCAACTCCTCCTACACCGACTACGCGGGAGCGCAGGAGTTCTTCGCCACGTCGACCCTCAACCTGTTGAGCTACGGCGCGGCGGCCGGGGTGTCGCACCACGTCGCGCTCTCGGTGGTCGGCACCGACCGGCTCGCGGCGTCGGAGGGCGGCTACTTCACGGCGAAGCTCGAACAGGAGCGTCTCATCCGGGCGTCCGGGCACCCCTTCTCGATCGTCCACGCGACCCAGTTCTTCGAGTTCCTCCTGAGCATCGCCGAGGCGGCGACGCGCGATGGCGTCGTCCGCGTCGCGCACGCGCAGGTGCAGCCGATGGCCGCCGACGACGTCGCCGAGGCGGTGCTGCGGGTGGCGACGGCGGATCCGACGCGGGCGATCACGGAGTTCGCCGGCCCCGAGCGGTTCCGCCTCGACAGCGTCGTCCGCACCCGGCTCTGGGTGCAGAACGACGCGCGCCAGGTGATCGCCGACCCGCTCGCGACCTACTTCGGCACGGACCTCGCCGAGGACGAGCTCCTCCCGGGGCCCGAGGCCGTCCTCATGCCCACCCGCTTCGACGATTGGATCCGCCATGCAGCATGA